Proteins encoded by one window of Rhodobacteraceae bacterium IMCC1335:
- a CDS encoding competence protein TfoX encodes MASDQSIVDYICGQLGDAGEISSRKMFGEYGVYCGGKFFGVICRNTLFVKKTKSGGALAAELELAAPYPSAKPSFVIPEEKLEYSDWLTRFITATCDELPNKK; translated from the coding sequence ATGGCTTCGGATCAAAGCATAGTCGACTACATCTGTGGTCAACTTGGTGATGCAGGAGAGATATCTTCACGCAAGATGTTTGGTGAGTATGGCGTGTACTGCGGTGGAAAATTCTTTGGTGTGATCTGCCGCAATACCCTGTTTGTGAAAAAGACCAAATCGGGCGGGGCTCTCGCTGCCGAACTGGAACTTGCCGCTCCCTACCCGAGCGCCAAACCTAGTTTTGTCATTCCAGAAGAAAAGCTAGAATATTCAGATTGGCTTACGCGTTTTATCACCGCGACATGCGATGAGCTTCCAAACAAGAAGTAG
- a CDS encoding VOC family protein, which translates to MKFGYSIIYVADVPETLEFYGKAFGLKTGFLHDSNMYGELETGETTLAFASDGMAEQNGLSIRSNRSTKTPAGQEIALVTEEPENAFEKAVAAGAVLVKALETKPWGQVVGYVRDINGCLIEICSPVGGK; encoded by the coding sequence ATGAAATTTGGATATTCAATAATATATGTGGCTGATGTGCCTGAAACGCTTGAATTTTATGGCAAAGCCTTTGGCCTGAAAACTGGTTTTTTGCACGACAGCAACATGTATGGTGAGCTGGAAACAGGCGAAACCACGTTGGCCTTTGCATCCGATGGCATGGCCGAACAAAATGGTCTTTCCATCCGCAGCAATCGTTCGACCAAGACACCAGCAGGCCAGGAGATTGCTTTGGTTACTGAGGAGCCGGAAAATGCCTTTGAAAAAGCCGTTGCAGCGGGGGCTGTTTTGGTGAAGGCCCTTGAGACCAAACCTTGGGGTCAAGTCGTTGGATACGTAAGGGACATCAACGGGTGCCTGATTGAGATTTGTTCACCAGTGGGCGGTAAGTAA
- a CDS encoding phage major capsid protein yields the protein MGGLSTVTADIEQLVRERLQRQIANGLDDAALDGAGSGANPQGIENATGIETFATASGNTMTHAESLNAIAEVAENDYHTSNGVWLVHPANAATLGAQAKYNGSGQFV from the coding sequence TTGGGTGGCTTATCAACTGTGACTGCAGACATTGAACAACTTGTTCGCGAACGGCTCCAAAGGCAGATCGCAAATGGTCTGGATGATGCAGCCTTAGACGGCGCCGGTTCGGGTGCTAACCCTCAAGGAATAGAAAATGCCACCGGTATTGAGACGTTCGCAACCGCTTCAGGCAATACGATGACCCATGCAGAAAGTTTAAACGCAATCGCTGAAGTGGCGGAGAATGATTATCATACATCTAATGGCGTTTGGCTTGTTCATCCTGCTAACGCTGCAACACTTGGTGCACAGGCTAAATATAACGGCTCGGGTCAATTCGTTTGA
- a CDS encoding Rieske 2Fe-2S domain-containing protein has translation MEPLKNMPKLTYADEKREVEFSEAQSILEISNENQVEHLHVCGGLGRCSTCRVQILDGLENCSERSQKEQLIADKLDFPDDVRLACQTLLSGDAKIRKLFKNKTDIKFAQAAMQSSGSIGSNKQVAILFADIEDFTPLSERLASFDVMYLLNKYFDFAGNIVMKNGGEINNYIGDAFLAIFGLDGEGDETFRAVKAGLELQSDLKNFASTVEENFDEEFKIRIGIHFGEAIIGMLGCRGTERLSVIGDTVNMAARAESANKEADTTMLITENAYNQIQDRVEVEDFIRTKLKGTSERITLYEIKSVKGESLVAKKHDALVKDGIKWTRAGASKDLSKENKIEFELDGDDVLLFRFNGDVRAVQNTCTHMNLPLSGGEIDENGHITCPFHGTSYCTKDGGVQKWCDGLPEDMPPENVQMMKSMKQVPLNTFNAIDYEGNIWVAKN, from the coding sequence ATGGAGCCTTTGAAAAATATGCCAAAGTTAACTTATGCCGATGAAAAACGTGAAGTTGAATTTTCTGAGGCCCAAAGCATTCTTGAAATTTCAAATGAAAACCAAGTTGAACACTTGCATGTCTGCGGCGGTCTCGGACGATGCTCTACCTGTCGAGTACAAATCCTGGACGGCTTAGAAAATTGTTCCGAGCGGTCTCAGAAAGAACAGCTTATAGCTGACAAGCTTGATTTCCCAGATGATGTACGCCTCGCTTGCCAAACACTGTTAAGTGGGGACGCAAAAATACGGAAGTTATTTAAGAACAAAACAGATATAAAGTTTGCACAGGCAGCAATGCAATCATCTGGCTCAATTGGCTCTAACAAACAAGTTGCAATTTTATTTGCGGATATTGAGGACTTTACGCCACTAAGTGAGAGACTAGCGTCGTTTGACGTGATGTATCTATTGAACAAATATTTCGATTTTGCTGGCAACATCGTCATGAAGAATGGCGGTGAAATTAACAATTATATTGGTGATGCATTTCTGGCAATATTTGGGCTTGATGGTGAAGGCGATGAAACATTTCGGGCTGTAAAAGCTGGATTAGAATTGCAATCAGACCTAAAAAACTTTGCCAGTACCGTCGAAGAAAACTTTGATGAAGAATTCAAAATTCGAATTGGAATTCATTTTGGAGAAGCCATAATCGGCATGCTAGGTTGTAGGGGCACGGAAAGATTAAGTGTTATTGGTGACACCGTGAATATGGCTGCTAGAGCAGAAAGTGCCAACAAAGAAGCAGATACGACAATGCTTATTACAGAAAACGCCTATAACCAGATCCAAGATAGAGTAGAGGTGGAAGATTTCATTAGAACAAAACTTAAAGGTACTAGTGAGAGAATTACTTTGTATGAAATTAAGTCAGTAAAAGGCGAAAGCCTAGTGGCTAAAAAGCATGATGCACTGGTGAAGGATGGAATAAAATGGACACGTGCAGGTGCCAGCAAAGATCTGTCAAAAGAAAATAAAATTGAATTTGAATTAGACGGTGATGACGTATTGTTGTTTAGGTTCAACGGTGATGTAAGAGCCGTTCAAAATACCTGTACTCATATGAATTTGCCTCTATCTGGTGGAGAGATAGACGAAAATGGCCACATAACCTGCCCGTTCCATGGCACTTCATATTGCACCAAGGACGGTGGTGTTCAAAAATGGTGTGATGGGCTTCCAGAGGATATGCCCCCAGAGAACGTTCAAATGATGAAGTCGATGAAACAGGTACCGCTCAATACTTTTAATGCAATAGATTACGAAGGTAACATTTGGGTAGCAAAAAACTAA
- a CDS encoding cupin has protein sequence MSSIETKAWSNPDEAMTPDKTHAATIKFGPVNITKANMQPGWKWSECIKPHVGTDSCQAGHIGVLMQGKIHVVCDDGSEETISAGSAYRIAPGHDAWVIGDEPALGIEFSTTEKEFAAWTKG, from the coding sequence ATGTCGTCAATTGAGACAAAAGCATGGTCAAACCCTGATGAAGCGATGACACCCGACAAAACACATGCTGCAACTATTAAATTTGGACCAGTTAATATCACGAAAGCAAATATGCAGCCGGGATGGAAATGGTCTGAGTGCATTAAACCTCATGTTGGAACTGACTCCTGTCAGGCCGGCCATATCGGCGTGCTTATGCAGGGGAAAATTCACGTAGTTTGCGACGATGGCTCTGAAGAGACAATCTCTGCGGGTAGCGCTTATAGAATTGCACCAGGTCATGATGCATGGGTTATAGGCGATGAGCCTGCTCTCGGCATTGAATTTTCAACTACAGAAAAAGAGTTTGCAGCTTGGACAAAGGGCTGA
- a CDS encoding methyltransferase domain-containing protein — protein sequence MNDFAELKEKAKKTWSDFASMENFTGVAAPKLVRFAGVLSDSRVLDVACGTGVVALTAARSGAKVTGADLTPDLIARANENNKILGLDIDFHEADVEDLPFQNESFDIVLSQFGHMFAPRPNVAIKEMLRVLRPGGTIAFSSWPPELFMGQFFQINAKYGPPLPDGAAAPVQWGSVEIIKERLQNLVHDLTFDRDKLEMPGLSVAHIRANFEKGAGPLKRMVEAFAEEPEKLSSLRNEIDKAISKYFGDNLLRMDFLMAKGTKRYE from the coding sequence ATGAATGATTTTGCCGAATTGAAAGAGAAAGCAAAAAAAACATGGTCTGATTTTGCCTCTATGGAGAATTTCACCGGTGTCGCTGCACCGAAGCTCGTGCGGTTTGCAGGAGTTTTATCAGATAGCCGAGTTCTAGATGTTGCCTGCGGTACCGGAGTAGTGGCTCTAACCGCAGCAAGGTCAGGCGCAAAAGTGACGGGAGCTGACTTAACGCCTGACTTGATCGCCCGAGCAAATGAAAACAACAAAATCCTAGGGCTAGATATAGATTTTCATGAGGCAGACGTAGAAGACTTACCATTCCAAAATGAAAGCTTCGATATTGTTCTTAGTCAGTTTGGGCATATGTTTGCGCCTCGACCCAATGTCGCAATAAAAGAAATGTTACGAGTGCTGAGGCCTGGCGGAACAATAGCATTTTCAAGCTGGCCTCCAGAGTTGTTCATGGGGCAATTCTTTCAGATTAATGCTAAATATGGACCGCCGTTACCCGATGGTGCTGCAGCGCCAGTACAATGGGGGTCTGTCGAAATAATCAAAGAGCGACTTCAAAATTTAGTTCATGATTTAACATTTGATCGTGATAAGCTTGAGATGCCAGGACTAAGCGTTGCACATATTCGTGCTAATTTTGAAAAGGGCGCAGGTCCTCTTAAGAGAATGGTAGAAGCTTTTGCTGAGGAACCAGAGAAGCTTTCAAGTCTACGAAATGAAATTGATAAAGCCATTTCTAAATATTTTGGAGATAACCTTTTACGGATGGACTTTCTTATGGCGAAGGGCACAAAGCGTTATGAGTAA
- a CDS encoding PQQ-dependent sugar dehydrogenase: protein MRLLIYVALMSLATHALANNIIEGNQGSKIKGIVVERFQNPWAMSFISPDRLLVTTKSGDLWLVHTSGEKSLVTGVPKVFYGGQGGLGDVVPHSNFKQNKFIYISYISSDTAGDTRYATVVRAELNIENSPKLENITTVWDQTPARPGKGHFSHKITLGQQGSKHDGKIFITSGDRQEQAPAQHWDKALGKIIRLNDDGSVPVDNPFQDKGELAKTFWSIGHRNSLGIAFNQNGELWAHEMGPKHGDELNLILPGANYGWPIVSEGNHYSGAVIPTHDTRPEFQKPKLFWVPTVAPSGLFFYQGDEFPDWNGDAFLGGLKGRALLRIEFKNDLPVEAERFSWSQRVRDVELGSDGAIWALEDGRSGRLIKFIKAKK from the coding sequence ATGCGGCTGCTAATTTATGTTGCTTTGATGAGCTTAGCTACACATGCGCTAGCGAATAACATTATTGAAGGAAATCAGGGCTCAAAGATAAAGGGGATTGTAGTTGAACGGTTTCAAAACCCCTGGGCCATGTCCTTTATTTCACCTGACAGACTATTAGTTACGACGAAATCGGGTGATCTTTGGCTAGTTCATACAAGTGGTGAAAAGTCTTTGGTAACCGGCGTTCCCAAGGTCTTTTATGGTGGCCAAGGCGGTTTAGGCGACGTTGTACCTCACTCAAATTTCAAACAAAATAAATTTATTTATATCTCTTACATTTCCTCAGATACCGCAGGTGATACACGATACGCCACTGTGGTTAGAGCAGAATTGAATATAGAAAATTCACCAAAGTTAGAAAATATTACAACTGTTTGGGACCAAACCCCGGCTAGACCTGGCAAAGGTCACTTCTCACATAAAATCACTTTAGGACAACAGGGAAGTAAACATGACGGCAAAATCTTCATAACTTCCGGAGATAGGCAAGAGCAAGCGCCTGCTCAACACTGGGATAAAGCATTAGGAAAGATTATTCGTTTAAATGATGATGGATCTGTACCCGTCGACAATCCTTTCCAAGACAAGGGAGAATTAGCAAAAACATTTTGGTCGATTGGTCACAGAAATTCCTTAGGGATTGCATTTAATCAAAATGGTGAGCTTTGGGCGCATGAAATGGGGCCAAAGCATGGCGATGAGCTGAATCTAATCCTTCCTGGAGCGAATTATGGCTGGCCGATAGTCTCTGAGGGTAACCACTATAGCGGTGCAGTTATCCCAACGCATGATACTCGACCAGAATTTCAAAAACCAAAATTATTTTGGGTTCCCACAGTAGCGCCTTCCGGCCTATTTTTTTATCAAGGTGATGAATTCCCAGATTGGAACGGAGATGCTTTCCTTGGAGGATTGAAGGGTAGAGCACTTTTAAGGATAGAGTTTAAAAATGATTTACCAGTTGAAGCAGAACGGTTCAGTTGGTCGCAACGAGTACGGGACGTGGAGCTTGGAAGCGATGGTGCCATCTGGGCCTTGGAGGATGGCAGGTCAGGCCGCTTAATAAAGTTTATCAAAGCAAAAAAATAA
- a CDS encoding DUF3833 family protein — MIRFLQILILSIGLAGCAFKPSIDDAKLSDKTFELEKFFDGQVKAYGQFQDVLGNVSRRFVVDIDGSWDGEALTLVEDFTYSDDTTEQRIWSLAKGDDDTWTGDAKGVIGEAKGQIEGDTFYWAYKIDLPLPDGEMRVSFDDYMWLLDDDRVLNIAYMSKWGFPLGQVTIMFEKL; from the coding sequence ATGATTAGGTTCCTACAAATACTTATTTTGTCGATCGGTCTTGCGGGGTGTGCGTTTAAGCCGTCAATAGATGATGCTAAGTTATCGGATAAAACCTTTGAGCTAGAGAAGTTTTTCGATGGTCAAGTCAAAGCATACGGTCAATTCCAAGATGTCTTGGGAAATGTGAGTAGACGTTTTGTTGTTGATATAGACGGATCATGGGACGGTGAAGCACTTACTCTAGTAGAAGATTTTACTTATTCGGACGACACCACAGAACAGCGAATTTGGAGTTTGGCAAAGGGTGATGACGATACTTGGACTGGAGATGCCAAAGGAGTAATTGGTGAAGCAAAAGGCCAGATTGAAGGTGATACGTTTTACTGGGCTTATAAAATAGATTTGCCACTTCCCGATGGAGAAATGAGAGTTTCGTTTGATGATTATATGTGGCTGCTGGACGATGATAGAGTTCTCAATATCGCCTACATGTCGAAGTGGGGATTTCCTTTGGGGCAAGTCACCATCATGTTTGAAAAGCTATAG
- a CDS encoding NAD-dependent epimerase/dehydratase family protein, with product MRILFTGGSGKAGKHSVAYLLEQGHSVLNLDQVNLGHSQVLTRFADITDAGQVFDVMGSYANYDELAQGAGVPKFDAVVHFAAVPRLLMTSDNECYRVNTLGTYNVIDAAIKMGVRKVIFASSETTYGICFADGEVKPDYLPIDEEHPTIPEDSYAMSKVVNEATAQSFQRRTGIDIYGLRINNVIEPHEYVENFPAFMKDPDLRRRNIFSYIDARDLGQMVQKCLQTDGLGYQVFNVSNDDHSVGLTSEELIKTYYQHVPLKTNDIPKSFYSNEKAKRLLGFEPEYSWRDYINP from the coding sequence ATGAGAATATTATTTACTGGTGGATCAGGTAAAGCAGGAAAGCACAGCGTGGCATACTTGTTAGAGCAGGGCCATTCAGTTCTTAACCTCGACCAGGTCAATCTTGGCCATTCACAGGTTTTAACTCGCTTTGCAGATATTACAGACGCTGGGCAAGTATTTGATGTAATGGGTAGCTACGCAAATTATGATGAGTTGGCTCAAGGTGCGGGTGTCCCAAAGTTCGATGCCGTTGTCCATTTTGCAGCAGTTCCACGCTTGCTGATGACGAGTGATAACGAATGCTACAGGGTTAATACTCTTGGAACTTACAATGTCATAGATGCCGCTATCAAAATGGGTGTGCGAAAAGTGATATTCGCATCTTCAGAGACAACTTACGGAATTTGTTTTGCAGATGGTGAGGTGAAGCCAGATTACTTGCCCATTGATGAAGAGCATCCGACTATACCAGAAGACAGTTATGCAATGTCAAAAGTAGTAAACGAGGCGACTGCTCAAAGCTTTCAACGCAGAACTGGCATTGATATTTATGGCTTGCGAATTAACAATGTCATTGAGCCGCACGAATATGTTGAAAACTTTCCTGCCTTTATGAAGGATCCAGATTTAAGACGGCGAAATATCTTCTCTTACATCGATGCTCGTGATCTTGGGCAGATGGTTCAAAAGTGCTTACAAACGGATGGGCTAGGGTATCAAGTTTTCAATGTATCTAATGATGACCATTCAGTTGGCTTAACATCGGAAGAGTTGATCAAAACTTACTACCAACACGTTCCTTTGAAGACCAACGATATTCCCAAGAGCTTTTATTCAAATGAAAAAGCCAAACGTTTGTTAGGCTTCGAGCCTGAGTATAGCTGGCGAGATTATATTAATCCCTAA
- a CDS encoding UPF0149 family protein — protein sequence MTQSVQLDELDQYLSSDESPEDCMMLSDLDGLLHGVICSPSPISSDMWMAAGLGAEPKELPDWVFNTLTDRYMEIAQGLAHDPMVVEPIFWQAKAGHLIAMDWCEGFMKAVSLNPKEWLRLSESGSDGHLMTPILLHMIDDQGNSMMGITQDQLDKALDQASEVIPDTVARIYLYWQQ from the coding sequence ATGACGCAAAGCGTACAGCTAGATGAGCTAGACCAGTATCTGTCTTCTGACGAAAGTCCAGAGGATTGTATGATGCTTTCTGATCTTGATGGTCTGCTTCACGGTGTCATTTGCTCTCCCTCTCCTATCTCATCTGATATGTGGATGGCAGCAGGGCTTGGTGCTGAGCCAAAAGAGTTACCTGATTGGGTCTTTAATACCCTCACTGATCGCTATATGGAGATCGCTCAAGGGCTTGCTCATGATCCGATGGTTGTCGAGCCAATATTCTGGCAAGCCAAAGCAGGACATCTGATTGCAATGGATTGGTGTGAGGGCTTCATGAAGGCTGTAAGCTTAAATCCAAAAGAGTGGCTCAGGTTAAGTGAAAGTGGCTCAGACGGACATCTAATGACCCCTATTTTGCTTCATATGATTGATGACCAAGGCAACTCGATGATGGGAATAACACAAGATCAACTGGACAAGGCCTTGGATCAGGCTTCTGAAGTTATTCCTGATACTGTCGCTAGAATTTACCTATACTGGCAACAATAG